The genomic stretch attaatatgaCAATTTATTCGTAAAGTTTTTCTTCCCATAGAAACCCATTTCTCTAtcttaaccccttttaaaactCACGTTTCCCATCACTCCActttctcctctcctctctccctCTAAAAGAGCTCCGGCTAGACCTTCACCGTAACAACCCCACCGGCAAAAAAACCTTTGAGTTTCATGGAAGAAGAACCTCATGAATTCTTACACACTGACCATTTCGCCGTGGATGATCTATTGGTCGATTTCTCTAACGATGATGACGAGGAAAACGATGTCATTGCTGATTCCGACGGGGCTAACACAACCACCGCCGTAGCCGACAGCTCtagctcctcctccttctcaaCCGCGGGTCTTCACAGTTTCCACGGTGACGTTCAAGACGGCACCAGCTTCTCCGGCGGCCTTTGCGTACCGGTATGATAATTAAAATCAGTCTCATATGTACGTTTGAACAATTAGGgaattaaaaaggaaagaataATTAGGGAATTAAtctcttttctaaaaaataataattagggaattaaaaatatgtttgcTTTTTTGCGTGATTATGTAAGTttaggaaataaaatatatgattgtaATTGCgattagttaaatttaaaaggaataaaaagaaaatttgattgGTTAGtcgatttttaattattttgaaaatatgtttttgagTATTTCGTTGAAACACAGAGTGATGAGTTAGCTGAACTGGAGTGGTTGTCGAACTTCGTGGAGGACTCGTTCTCGACCGAACATGTTCAAAAGCTCAACCTAATATCCGGTAACAGGACCCGACCCGACTCAAAATCCGACAGCAGTCCGGTTTTCACCACTGACGTCTCTGTGCCGGCCAAAGCCAGGAGCAAACGCTCACGCGCCGCAGCATGCCACTGGGCCTCACGTGCGCTTCCCGAGGAAGCCTTTTACGACAACCCGTTCACAGGACAAACCACTATCTCCAGCCTCTACCTGTCTCCGCCGTCCTCGCCGACGCCGACGGCTCAACTCTGGAAAAAGCTAGCCGTGGACGCGTCCTGTCGGAAGAAAGACTCCTCGCCGGAGTCCGGCGGAGTTGAGCGACGGTGTGTCCACTGTGCCACCGACAGGACGCC from Raphanus sativus cultivar WK10039 unplaced genomic scaffold, ASM80110v3 Scaffold1998, whole genome shotgun sequence encodes the following:
- the LOC130505074 gene encoding GATA transcription factor 12-like produces the protein MEEEPHEFLHTDHFAVDDLLVDFSNDDDEENDVIADSDGANTTTAVADSSSSSSFSTAGLHSFHGDVQDGTSFSGGLCVPSDELAELEWLSNFVEDSFSTEHVQKLNLISGNRTRPDSKSDSSPVFTTDVSVPAKARSKRSRAAACHWASRALPEEAFYDNPFTGQTTISSLYLSPPSSPTPTAQLWKKLAVDASCRKKDSSPESGGVERRCVHCATDRTPQWRTGPMGPKTLCNACGVRYKSGRLVQEYRPVASPTFVLTKHSNSHQRVMELRRQNMTKSRHEFIHHRYGKDTAMILDVSSDGDDYLIQ